The Salvia splendens isolate huo1 chromosome 21, SspV2, whole genome shotgun sequence genome includes a window with the following:
- the LOC121785311 gene encoding probable LRR receptor-like serine/threonine-protein kinase At3g47570: MDSFEGNAALCGHPRFHVRICPAASSHKSKWKRVKPASFIAFGVVAVISIASLGLIIFVRYKRKDETSEEVDEEIPIMSERISYYELLQATDQFSERNLLDTGSSCSVYKGILSSGKVVAAKVFNMQLEGISTRFSVECDILGGIRHRCLTCVISCCSNDEFKALVLEYMPNGSLEKWLHSDNHCLNFTERLNIMIDVASALEYLHHGYSTPIVHSDLRPSNVLLDEAM, encoded by the coding sequence ATGGATTCTTTTGAGGGCAATGCAGCATTGTGTGGACATCCGAGGTTCCATGTCCGAATTTGTCCTGCAGCTTCTTCTCACAAATCAAAGTGGAAGAGGGTGAAACCAGCTTCATTCATTGCTTTTGGAGTTGTGGCCGTCATTTCAATTGCTTCTTTGGGTTTGATAATATTTGTTAGATACAAAAGGAAAGATGAGACTAGTGAAGAAGTTGATGAGGAAATACCCATTATGTCGGAAAGAATCTCTTACTATGAACTGCTGCAAGCAACTGATCAGTTCAGTGAAAGGAACTTGCTTGACACCGGGAGCTCTTGCTCTGTCTACAAAGGGATTCTTAGCAGTGGGAAGGTTGTCGCTGCCAAGGTGTTCAACATGCAATTGGAAGGCATTTCAACGAGATTCAGCGTTGAATGTGATATACTTGGTGGCATTCGACACAGGTGTCTGACCTGTGTCATAAGTTGTTGTTCCAACGACGAGTTCAAAGCCTTAGTACTTGAATATATGCCCAATGGGAGCCTTGAGAAATGGTTACATTCTGACAATCATTGCTTGAACTTCACGGAAAGATTGAATATAATGATCGACGTTGCATCTGCTTTGGAGTATCTTCACCATGGCTATTCGACGCCTATTGTTCACAGCGACTTGAGGCCTAGTAATGTGCTTTTAGATGAAGCCATGTGA